In Beutenbergia cavernae DSM 12333, the DNA window CGACGTCGTCGAGCTCCACGGCAGCGGGGGCGTCGGGTGTGGGGTCCGGCCCCCACCACGCGTCGTACGTCGTGAGCCGGGCACGCCCGCTGGCCGCCGGGTCGCCCCACACCCCGCGCGGCGGCACCTGGACGAGCGGCACCCCGCTGGACAGGGCGTCCGCGAGATCACGGACCGAGACCTCGGGCCACCGGTCGGCGAGCGCCCGTGCCACGTCGCCCGAGATGCACGGCTCCTGCTCGAACAGCGCCGCGCCAGCGGCGGCCAGCTCGACCAGGTCGACGCCGGGCATCCGCGGGCCGAGCGTCCCGCGCACCCGCGCGAGGAGCATCACCTCGTGGAGCGGCCGCAGCCCGCGCACGTCGTCGGCCGCGAGGAGGTGCAGCGTGCGGCGCATCATGAGGGCGCGGGCCGCCTCCTTGCGTTCGAGCAGCCCGGCGAGATCCGCGGGGGCGAACGCTGCGAGGCGCGACCAGAGCCCGGTGTACGGCTCGAGCGGCTCCTGCGCCTGGATGCCCACGAGGTGCGCGATCGCGTCCAGCGCCGTCCGGTCCTGCCGCGCGAGCAGCCACTGGCGATCGAGCGTCGCTCGGTTGAGAGTGCGTGCGTCGAGCGTCGTCACGTGCCTACTGTGCCAGCGAGAACCGACATCTCACGGCCCGCCGACCGTGCGCCTCCGGGTCACGACGCCATGTCCTCGCTGACGCGCCACGCGTTCGCGAGCACGGTGAGCACCGGGTTCACGCCGCCGTTCGTGACGTGCGTCGACGCGTCGACGACGCGCACGTTCGCGTGTCCCCACACGCGCCCGGTCGGGTCCACCACCGAGCGCGCCGGGTCGTCGCCCATGCGGCACGTGCCGGCCTGGTGCTGCCCGGTGCTCGGCCCGCCCCCGGCCCGCATCGGACGGTTCGGCACGACGGCGGCGGCGCCGCTCGCCTCGAGCCACGCCGCGGCGCGGGCGGTGAGCTCGTCGTGCATCCGCCGGTCCTCGTCGTGCACCGTTCCGGCGAGGCGGACGACGGCGTTGCCGAAGCGGTCCCGCACGTCGGGGTCGAGGCGCACGCGTGACGACGCCGACGTCACTTCCTGCACCGGCCCGACGACGCGCTGCACGCGCCGGAACAGCTCCCGCATCCCGCGCGCGGCGCGCGGCCCCGTCGCCGGGAGGAGGCCCGCGTCCACCAGGTGCGTGTACGTCGTCGCCGGGGTGGGCACGAACTCGTTCGCGATCATCCCGCCGCCCACGAACCCGGCGTTGCCGTGCCGGAAGTCGGTCGTCGCTATCGCCGGGCCCGGGCCGACGAGGTCCACGACCTCGTCGTCGAACACCCCGAGCGCGCCCGCGTACACGTGCCCCTGCAGGTGCCGCCCGACCTGGTCGGCGCCGTTGCCGACGCCGTCGGGCTCGACGTCGGACGTCGACGCGAGCAGCAGGCGCGCCGTCTCCGTCGCCCCGGCGGCGAGGACCACCTCACCCGCCGCCACCTCGCGACGCCAGACGGCGCCGTCGTCGTCAGCACCCACGAGCGCGACGCCGACGACGGCGCCGGCACCGTTCGTCACGAGCCGCTCCACGGCGGTCCCGGCCAGCAGCGTGGTGCGGCCGGTGGCGAGCGCCCGGGGCAGCACCGTGTTGTGGGTTCCGGCGCGCGCCTCGACCGGGCAGGCGAACCCGACGCACTGCGCGCAGCGCAGGCACGCCGACCGCCCGGCGTACGGGACGGAGTTGGCCAGCAGCGGGACGGCGAGCGTGCCCCAGCCCAGCGCGCGGGCACCGGCGGCGAGCACGGCGGCCGACCGCGTGTCCGACAGCGGCGGCATCGGGTAGGGCCGCGAGCGCTCACGGATCCACGGGTCGCCCGCGACCCCGCTGACGCCCAGCTCCCACTCGACCCGGGTGTAGTACGGCTCCAGGTCGTCGTACGTGAGGGGCCAGTCGGCGAGCGCGCTGCCGTCGGGGACGCCGTAGGTCGAGGCCATGGCGAGGTCCTCGGGGCAGAAGCGCCACGCCTGGGCGCCGTACACGCGCGTGCCGCCGCCGAAGGTCGACGCGTTGTTCCCCCACCCGGCGTCGTGCGGCAGGAGCGTCATGACGTCGCCGGAGCGCTCGAGCGTGCGCGGTCGGCCGGCGGACGGCAGGTCCGCGAGCGAGGCGAACCCGAGGCCGATCCGCGGGTTGCGCAGGTGGTCGTGGGCGATCGCGGACGCGGATGGAGCCTCGCCCGCCTCGACCACGAGCACCCGGCGTCCCGCCGCGGCCAGCACGTACGCCGCGACGCCGCCTCCCGCACCCGACCCGACCACGACGACGTCGTAGCGCGGCGCGAGATCGGCCGGGCTGGCGAACGCCTCGGGCGGGACCGGCGGCGCCGGCAGTGGGTCGGGCCACCCACCCGGAGGGCCGGGCTCCCAGTCGACCTGCGCCCAGGCGTCGGAGGCGGCCATCCCGCCGCCGCCCGCGGCGTAGTAGCCAGCGGCGACGAGCCGCACGAGCCAGGCGGCGTCGGCGTCCTGCGCCGCGGCGGCGTCCACCAGCGGCGTGAGCTCGGCGGCCGCGAGGTCCGCGAGAGGGGCGCCGGCGCCCTGGCTCTCCACCGCGCGGACCGCCGCATCGATCCGGGGCGACCAGTCGGGGCGCTCGCGCACCAGCGTCGCGAGGTAGGCAGCGCTCCCGGACCGGGTGGCGGACGGGTGCGCGTCGTCGCCGGGGACGACGGCGTCGGCGATCGCGTCGAGCGCCGTGCGGTGCGCTGCCCCGGCGCTCGGCTCGTTCACGCCGTCTCCCCCGCGGCGAGGCGGTAGACCCGCTCCGCCGTCGCCCGGTCGATCGCGGCGCGCTCGTCCTCGGTGAGCTCAGCCGTCAGCTCGTCGTAGGCGAGCACCCAGCGCGCGTACCCGCCCGCGAGGTTCACCACCGGCCAGTCCGAGCCGAACACCAGCCGGCCCGGTCCGAACGTGTCGAGCGCATGGACGACGGCGGGGCGCAGGTCGGCCGTCGACCATCCGTCCCAGCGCGCCTCCGTCACGAGCCCCGACACCTTCGCGACGACGTTCGGCGCCTCGGCGAGCGCGCTCAGGTCGCGGCGCCACGCCGCCAGGTCGCCGCCGGCGAGATCGGGTTTCCCGAGGTGGTCGAGCACGAGCCGGACCTGGGGCACCTCGCGCGCGAGGCGCACGACCTGCGGCAGCTGCTCGTGCCGGATCACGACGTCGAACGCGAGACCCGCGTCGGCGACGGCCGCGACGCCCCGCCGCACCTCGGGCCGGTCGAGGAAGCCCGGGTCGTCCTCCCCCTGCACCTGGTGGCGCACGCCGACGAGAGCCTCGCCGCCGGGCGAGCGACGCATCGCGGCGAGCCGTGCGGCGACGTCGTCGGCGGCGAGATCGACCCACCCGACCACGCCGGCGATCAGCCGATCGGTCGCCGCGAGCGCGAGCAGGTCGAGCGTCTCGGCCTCGGAGCTGACCGTCTCGACGACGACGGCGCGGCTGACGCCCTCGGCCGCGGCGAGCGGGGCCAGGTCGGAGATGCCGAAGTCCGCGTCGATCGCCGCCATCGACCCGGGGTCGATCCAGTGTTGCGGGTGGCGCGCACGGTCCCACACGTGGTGGTGTGCGTCGACGCGTCGTCGCTCAGTCGGCACGCACCGACCCTACCGAGCCCGGGAGCCCGCGACCGTCAGTGCGTGACCGCCTTCTCGGCGCCGGCGCCGGTGAGCGACCGCACCTCCATCTCCGCGTACTTCGGGGCGTTGAACTCCTTCGACAGCCGCGCCCCCAGCCACCCGAAGAAGAACCCGGCGGGGATCGAGATGATGCCCGGGTTGTCCAGCGGGAACCAGTGGAAGTCCACGCCGTCGAGCATCGACGCGCTCCGCCCGGTGGCGGGATTGTCGGGCTTGCCCGAGACCACCGGCGAGAACACGATGAGCGTGACGGCGGTGATGAGGCCGCCGTAGATCGCCCAGACCGCACCGCGCGTGTTGAACCGCTTCCAGAACAGCGAGTACAGGATCACCGGGAGATTCGCGCTCGCGGCGACGGCGAACGCGAGCGCCACGAGGAACGCGATGTTCTGCCCGTTCGCGAGCACGCCGCCGACGATCGCGACGGCACCGACGACGAGCGCCGTCGATCGCGCGACCCGCACCTCCTTCTGCGGGCTGACGTCGCCCTTCTTGATCACGTTGGCGTACACGTCGTGCGAGAACGACGCCGACGCCGTGATCGTCAGACCCGCGACCACGGCCAGGATGGTCGCGAACGCGACGGCGGAGATGAACCCGAGCAGGAGAGTCCCGCCGAGCTCGTAGGCGAGCAGCGGTGCCGCGGAGTTCACACCGCCCGGCGCCGCCAGGATCTCGTCGGCACCCACCAGCGCGCCGGCGCCGTAGCCCAGCACGAGCGTGAATAGATAGAACAGCCCGATGAGCGCGATCGCCCAGGTCACGGACTTCCGCGCCGCCTTCGCGGACGGCACCGTGTAGAAGCGCATGAGCACGTGCGGCAGCCCGGCGGTACCGAGCACGAGGGCCAGCGCGAGGGAGATGAAGTCGACCTTCGTCAGCGCGGACGCGCCGTACTGGTTCATGGGCTCGAGCAGGTGCGCGCCCTCGGCTCCCGCGGCGTCGACGGCGGCACCGAGCACGGCCGACAGGTTGAAGTCGTACTTCGCGAGGATCCACAGCGTCATGCCGCCGGCCCCCGCGATGAGCAGCACCGCCTTGACGATCTGCACCCAGGTCGTGCCCTTCATCCCGCCGACCAGCACGTAGAAGACCATGATCGCGCCGACGACGGCGATCACCAGCGACTGCCCTCCGCGATCGGTGATGCCCAGCAGCAGCGCCACGAGGCCGCCCGCCCCGGCCATCTGCGCGAGGAGATAGAAGAACGAGACCGCGAGGGTCGACGTCGCCGCCGCCATCCGCACCGGACGCTGCCGCATGCGGAACGACAGGACGTCCGCCATCGTGAACCGGCCGGTGTTGCGCAGGAGCTCCGCGACGAGCAGGAGCGCGACGAGCCAGGCGACGAGGAACCCGATCGAGTACAGGAACCCGTCGTAGCCGTAGACGGCGATCGCGCCGGCGATGCCGAGGAACGACGCCGCTGAGAGGTAGTCGCCAGCGATCGCTATCCCGTTCTGCTGGCCGGTGAACGCCCGTCCGCCGGCGTAGAAGTCGGCTGTCGTGCGGTTGTTGCGGGAGGCGCGGATGACGATGATCAGGGTCAGTGCGACGAAGCCGCCGAAGATCGCGATGTTGACGACCGGGCTGCCGATGTCCATCAGATCTCGCCCCTCTCCATCTCGTCGCGGATCCGGTCAGCCGCCGGATCGAGGCTGCGGTTCGCGTGGCGCACGTAGAGCCACGTGATGAGGAACGTGCTCACGAACTGCCCGAGCCCGAGCAGCAGCCCGACGTTGACGTTTCCCCACACGGGCGTCGACATGAAGTCGACGGCGTACGTGGACAGCAGCACGTAGAGCAGGTACCAGGCGAGGAAGGCGCCGGTCATCGGGAAGGCGAAGGTGCGGAACCGTCGGCGCAGCTCCTGGAACTCCGGCGACGCCTGCACGCGTTCGTACTCCTCGGGCGACAGCGCGATCGGTGGCGCGCCCGCAGGCGGGTCGGCTGGGGTTGTCACATCGGGCTCCCTCGCTCGAGACGGCGGGCCAGGTGGCAAGCACCCCCGCCGCGGAGTGTGATCGGCGTCACGCTATGGCCGGCGTCGTGCTCGGTGCGAGGGAGCGCGCGGCCCCTCTCGTCGGACGGTGGCACCCGGTCGACGGACGTCGCACGAGCCGCGACGAACGGTCGGTCCCGTACGACGAACGGTCAGCTGCGCTGCCGGCGGAAGCGGGCCTCCGGGTCGAAGTCGCCGCGGTCGAGATGCACGTCCTCCGGGGTGTGCAGCCGCACCATCGAGCGACGCATCCCGACGGGCACCCGGCCCGGCGTCGCGAGCGACACGACGATCATCGTCGCGAACGCGAGAGGGACCGACCAGGCGGCGGGCTGGGCCAGCAGGGCCCCGGCGACTCCGGGTGGGGCTCCGGACACGATGGTCACGAGGACGGCGGCGGACGACGCCCCGCCGCCCACCGCCAGCCCGGCGAGGGCTCCGACGTCGGTGAGGCGCCGCCACCAGATCCCGAGCACGAGGAGCGGGCAGAACGACGACGCGGCGACGGCGAAGGCCAGCCCGACGACGTCGGCGATCCCCAGCGTCGGACCGAGCAGGGCGCCGCACACGGGTGCGACGAGCGCGAGCACGGCCCCGATCCGGAACGCGGTGACGGGCGAGCGCACCCGAGCCGCGAGCATGTCCTGCGAGATCACGCCGGCCACGCTCACCGTGAGCCCGGACGCCGTCGAGAGGAACGCGGCGAACGCGCCGGCCGTGACGAGCACCGTGAGCGCCTCACCCCCGGGACCGTCGACGAGGGCGCCCGGCAGCAGCAGCACGACCGCCTCCGTGCGGCCGGTGAGCAGGAGCTCCGGGGTGTAGAGGCGGCCGAGCGCGCCGTAGATCGTGGGGAACAGGTAGAAGACGCCGAGGAGCCCGAGGACGGTCAGCGTCGTGCGCCGCGCCGCCCGGCCGTCCGGGTTCGTGTAGAACCGCACGAGCACGTGCGGCAGCCCCATCGTGCCGAGGAACAGGGCGAGGATGAGCGAGTACGTGGCGTACAGGGGGTACTCGGAGGCCCCCTGCAGCGGCAGCGTCCACGCCTCGCCGTCCAGCGGGCGGAGCTGCTCGGCGTGCGGGACGGGCGTGCCGGGCTCGAGCACCAGGGTGGTCCCGGCGCCGATCTCGACCGTGCCCGGCTCGAGCGTGACGGTCCCGGCCACGGGGTCGCCGTCGAGCGTGCCGTCGACGGTCAGCGTCGTGGTGTCGGCGACGTCGAGCAGCACCGGGGTGCTCACGCGCACGGTGGTCTGCTCGACGGCACGGACCGGCCCGTCGGGGGCGACGTCGGGAGCCCCGTCCGCCCGCCAGACGACGATGAGCACGAGCGCGGGGATCGCGATCGCGGTGAGCTTGAGCCAGTACTGGAACGCCTGGACGAGCGTGATGCTGCGCATCCCGCCGATGACCACCGACCCCAGGACGACGCCGGCCACCGTGAGCGGGCCCACCCAGTGCGGCGCGCCGGTGACCGTGGTGAGGGTCAGGCCGGCGGCGTGCAACTGGGGCAGGAGGTAGAGCCACCCGATGGCGACGACGAGCAGCGTCGCCGCGCGGCGAACCCGGATGGACTCGAGCCGCGACTCCGCGAAGTCCGGCAGCGTGTACGCGCCCGACCGCCGCAGCGGTGCCGCCACGAGCACGAGCAGCAGGAGATAGCCCGCCGCGTAGCCGACCGGGAACCACAGCATGTCGGCGCCGTAGGCGAGCACGAGGCCGGCGATCCCGAGGAACGAGGCGGCCGACAGGTACTCGCCGCCGATCGCCGACGCGTTCCACCACGGTGTGACGGACCTCGAGGCCACGTAGAAGTCGCTCGTGGTGCGCGAGGCGCGCAGCCCGAACGCGCCCACGAGGAGCGTGAGCAGTGCCGTGCCCACGATGGCGACCACGCCGAGGGCTGAGCTCACGGGCTCACCCGCTCACTCGCTCACCCGACCCACTGGCTCACCGGCTCACCGGCGGTCGACCAGCTCGGCGAAGTCCCTCTCGACCCGCTCCGCCTGGCGCACGTAGATCCAGGCGACGCCCACCAGCAGCGGGTAGACGCCGGCGCCGAGGATCAGCCACGGCATGCCGATGCCGAGCACCGTCCGCTGCGCGGTCTCCGGCGCGAGCGCGAACACGAGCGGCAGGGCGGCGAGCAACCCGAACGTCACGCCGGCCACGGTCAGCCCGAGCCGGAGCTGCGTGCGGACGAGCGAGCGCATGTACACGTCGCCGAGGTGCGTCTGCTCGTCGATGTCGGCGGTCGCGGCTCGACGCCGGGCGCGGGCGGGGTGCCGACGCGGCCCGGTCACCGTGACGCGCTGGTTCATCGCGCCTCCCTCCCTCGCGGGGCGTACGCGGGCGGCCCGCTCCCGGGACCCGTGCGCGCTCCCGCCCGCGCTCCGGCGTCGCCGCGGCGCAGCAGCGACTCGCGCAGGTCGCGAGCGTGTCGCCGGCTCACGGGCAGCGTCTGCCCCGCGACGACGACGGACCAGTGCCCGGAGTCGGAGTGCAGCTCGCGCACGTGCGCGAGCTGCACCAGATGGCTGCGGTGGATGCGCACGAAGCCGGCGTCGACCCACCGCTCGGCGAGCGTGCTGAGCGGGATGCGCACGAGATGCTCGCCCTGCGGCGTGTGCAACCGGGCGTAGTCGCCGTGCGCGCTGACGAACAGGACGTCGCCGCGGCGCACGAACCGGGTGACGCCGGCGAGCTCGACGGCGATCGTCTCGCCGTCGGCCTCCTGCTCGACGACGGCGCCCGCCGCGGCCGCGCGGCGCACCGCGGCGGCGAGCCGCTCGGGGCGGTACGGCTTCATCACGTAGTCGACGGCGCGGACGTCGAACGCGTCGACGGCGTGCTCGTCGTAGGCGGTGACGAACACGATGGCCGGGGGGTGCGCGAACCGGGCGAGCACGCGGGCGAGGTCCAGACCGGACAGGACGGGCGTACGGATGTCGAGGACCGCGACGTCGACGTCCTGGGTCTCCAGCAGGCGGAGCGCCGCCGCGCCGTCGCTCGCCGTCAGCACGCGACCCACGAGCTCGTCCGCCTCGAGCAGGTAGGCGAGCTCCCGCAGGGCCGGCGGCTCGTCGTCGACGGCGAGGACCGTGAGCATGCTCGCGAGCCTAGCGAGCGAGACTCCGACAGCGAGGAACGAGCGCAGGAGGATCGCGACCGAGAAGAACGGCGAGACTCCGACAGCGAGGAACGAGCGCAGGAGGATCGCGACCGACGGCAGCGAGCGAGACTCCGACAGCGAGTGGCGCCGATCCGCGGCCGGCACGTCGGCACTGCCGGCTGCGTCAGGACGCGTGGACGCCCGGGTGGTACTTCGGGACCCGCACGATCACCTTCGCGCCGGCGCCCGGCGCCGTCTCCACG includes these proteins:
- a CDS encoding DUF485 domain-containing protein, which translates into the protein MNQRVTVTGPRRHPARARRRAATADIDEQTHLGDVYMRSLVRTQLRLGLTVAGVTFGLLAALPLVFALAPETAQRTVLGIGMPWLILGAGVYPLLVGVAWIYVRQAERVERDFAELVDRR
- a CDS encoding GMC oxidoreductase is translated as MNEPSAGAAHRTALDAIADAVVPGDDAHPSATRSGSAAYLATLVRERPDWSPRIDAAVRAVESQGAGAPLADLAAAELTPLVDAAAAQDADAAWLVRLVAAGYYAAGGGGMAASDAWAQVDWEPGPPGGWPDPLPAPPVPPEAFASPADLAPRYDVVVVGSGAGGGVAAYVLAAAGRRVLVVEAGEAPSASAIAHDHLRNPRIGLGFASLADLPSAGRPRTLERSGDVMTLLPHDAGWGNNASTFGGGTRVYGAQAWRFCPEDLAMASTYGVPDGSALADWPLTYDDLEPYYTRVEWELGVSGVAGDPWIRERSRPYPMPPLSDTRSAAVLAAGARALGWGTLAVPLLANSVPYAGRSACLRCAQCVGFACPVEARAGTHNTVLPRALATGRTTLLAGTAVERLVTNGAGAVVGVALVGADDDGAVWRREVAAGEVVLAAGATETARLLLASTSDVEPDGVGNGADQVGRHLQGHVYAGALGVFDDEVVDLVGPGPAIATTDFRHGNAGFVGGGMIANEFVPTPATTYTHLVDAGLLPATGPRAARGMRELFRRVQRVVGPVQEVTSASSRVRLDPDVRDRFGNAVVRLAGTVHDEDRRMHDELTARAAAWLEASGAAAVVPNRPMRAGGGPSTGQHQAGTCRMGDDPARSVVDPTGRVWGHANVRVVDASTHVTNGGVNPVLTVLANAWRVSEDMAS
- a CDS encoding amidohydrolase family protein; amino-acid sequence: MPTERRRVDAHHHVWDRARHPQHWIDPGSMAAIDADFGISDLAPLAAAEGVSRAVVVETVSSEAETLDLLALAATDRLIAGVVGWVDLAADDVAARLAAMRRSPGGEALVGVRHQVQGEDDPGFLDRPEVRRGVAAVADAGLAFDVVIRHEQLPQVVRLAREVPQVRLVLDHLGKPDLAGGDLAAWRRDLSALAEAPNVVAKVSGLVTEARWDGWSTADLRPAVVHALDTFGPGRLVFGSDWPVVNLAGGYARWVLAYDELTAELTEDERAAIDRATAERVYRLAAGETA
- a CDS encoding winged helix DNA-binding domain-containing protein — protein: MTTLDARTLNRATLDRQWLLARQDRTALDAIAHLVGIQAQEPLEPYTGLWSRLAAFAPADLAGLLERKEAARALMMRRTLHLLAADDVRGLRPLHEVMLLARVRGTLGPRMPGVDLVELAAAGAALFEQEPCISGDVARALADRWPEVSVRDLADALSSGVPLVQVPPRGVWGDPAASGRARLTTYDAWWGPDPTPDAPAAVELDDVVLRYLRAYGPAASADVRAWSGLTGLPAVIARLRPQLRSYRDERGRELLDVDGLDLPDPDTPAPPRFLPAFDNAVLGYDDRSRLIDASHRGLSVLGTRFVLVDGRVAGSWTTTTDDDGAVTVKVEQLRRFSRTERDDVEAEGCALATFLGDGVAGRVETAPV
- a CDS encoding LytR/AlgR family response regulator transcription factor translates to MPAADRRHSLSESRSLPSVAILLRSFLAVGVSPFFSVAILLRSFLAVGVSLARLASMLTVLAVDDEPPALRELAYLLEADELVGRVLTASDGAAALRLLETQDVDVAVLDIRTPVLSGLDLARVLARFAHPPAIVFVTAYDEHAVDAFDVRAVDYVMKPYRPERLAAAVRRAAAAGAVVEQEADGETIAVELAGVTRFVRRGDVLFVSAHGDYARLHTPQGEHLVRIPLSTLAERWVDAGFVRIHRSHLVQLAHVRELHSDSGHWSVVVAGQTLPVSRRHARDLRESLLRRGDAGARAGARTGPGSGPPAYAPRGREAR
- a CDS encoding solute symporter family protein, whose product is MDIGSPVVNIAIFGGFVALTLIIVIRASRNNRTTADFYAGGRAFTGQQNGIAIAGDYLSAASFLGIAGAIAVYGYDGFLYSIGFLVAWLVALLLVAELLRNTGRFTMADVLSFRMRQRPVRMAAATSTLAVSFFYLLAQMAGAGGLVALLLGITDRGGQSLVIAVVGAIMVFYVLVGGMKGTTWVQIVKAVLLIAGAGGMTLWILAKYDFNLSAVLGAAVDAAGAEGAHLLEPMNQYGASALTKVDFISLALALVLGTAGLPHVLMRFYTVPSAKAARKSVTWAIALIGLFYLFTLVLGYGAGALVGADEILAAPGGVNSAAPLLAYELGGTLLLGFISAVAFATILAVVAGLTITASASFSHDVYANVIKKGDVSPQKEVRVARSTALVVGAVAIVGGVLANGQNIAFLVALAFAVAASANLPVILYSLFWKRFNTRGAVWAIYGGLITAVTLIVFSPVVSGKPDNPATGRSASMLDGVDFHWFPLDNPGIISIPAGFFFGWLGARLSKEFNAPKYAEMEVRSLTGAGAEKAVTH
- a CDS encoding DUF485 domain-containing protein; its protein translation is MTTPADPPAGAPPIALSPEEYERVQASPEFQELRRRFRTFAFPMTGAFLAWYLLYVLLSTYAVDFMSTPVWGNVNVGLLLGLGQFVSTFLITWLYVRHANRSLDPAADRIRDEMERGEI
- a CDS encoding cation acetate symporter translates to MSSALGVVAIVGTALLTLLVGAFGLRASRTTSDFYVASRSVTPWWNASAIGGEYLSAASFLGIAGLVLAYGADMLWFPVGYAAGYLLLLVLVAAPLRRSGAYTLPDFAESRLESIRVRRAATLLVVAIGWLYLLPQLHAAGLTLTTVTGAPHWVGPLTVAGVVLGSVVIGGMRSITLVQAFQYWLKLTAIAIPALVLIVVWRADGAPDVAPDGPVRAVEQTTVRVSTPVLLDVADTTTLTVDGTLDGDPVAGTVTLEPGTVEIGAGTTLVLEPGTPVPHAEQLRPLDGEAWTLPLQGASEYPLYATYSLILALFLGTMGLPHVLVRFYTNPDGRAARRTTLTVLGLLGVFYLFPTIYGALGRLYTPELLLTGRTEAVVLLLPGALVDGPGGEALTVLVTAGAFAAFLSTASGLTVSVAGVISQDMLAARVRSPVTAFRIGAVLALVAPVCGALLGPTLGIADVVGLAFAVAASSFCPLLVLGIWWRRLTDVGALAGLAVGGGASSAAVLVTIVSGAPPGVAGALLAQPAAWSVPLAFATMIVVSLATPGRVPVGMRRSMVRLHTPEDVHLDRGDFDPEARFRRQRS